Within Pseudomonas sp. LBUM920, the genomic segment CCCTCTTTATCGATATAAACGCGCAACATTGAGTGGCGACCTTGAGCCGAAAACTCAATACCCCAGCATTCATAGCCTAGGGCCACGACCACCGGGGCCAGCAAGGCCTGCAACTCTTCTAGCTTGCTCGACACCTGAACCCCCTCGTGCATGTATGTGCATGCTGTGCAAAATAAAAAAATGGGCGAAACGCCCATCCTTGAAACGCCGTCGAACAGCGGCGTTGAAAGTGTCCAGCTAACAAAAAGCCCCTTAAAAGGGGCTCCGCTAAAACTGGTTGCGGGGGCCGGATTTGAACCGACGACCTTCGGGTTATGAGCCCGACGAGCTACCAGACTGCTCCACCCCGCGACAAAGCTGGGGCGGAAGTATACGACCGATCCCTTACAGGGTCAATGTAACCTTCCACCTACAAGAAAGCCCGCAACAGCGGGCTCTCCTGATAATTGGTACCGAGAAGGGGACTCGAACCCCTACACCCTATGGGCACAACCACCTCAAGGTTGCGTGTCTACCAATTCCACCACCTCGGCAATACAGCGTTTACAACCCTTCTTACTTCTGCTCTTGAGCTGGAGGTACGTCAGTCGCTGGAGTAGCCGACTTTTGCTCTTGAAGCACCGGGACATCATCAGAAGCCGGTTTTGCTTTTGGTACTTCCAACACTGCTGGATTTGGGAGACCTACTTGAGTCAGCACATGAGCTTTCTCTTTAGCAAAGTAACCTAACCCCAAGCTGGTTATGAAGAAACCGGCGGCAAGTATAGCAGTAAACTTACTAAGAAAGGTAGAGGAACCTTGGCTTCCGAACACAGTATTTGAAGCACCTGCACCGAAAGACGCACCAGCATCCGCACCTTTACCCTGTTGCAACAAAACCAGGGCAACTACGCCCAGGGCAGCCAACAGATGAAAAACGACTACGACTGTTTCCAGCATTTTTTCAGTTTCCCGCGGCGCGACAGATCGCACCGAACTCATCTGCATTCAGGGAAGCTCCACCAATGAGCCCCCCATCGATATCCGGCATGCCGAACAGTTCGACCGCATTGGCCGCCTTCACGCTGCCGCCGTATAGAAGCCGCACACCTTGCGCGACTTCAGAATTCTCTGCCGCCAACTGAGCGCGGATGGCTGCGTGCACATCCTGCGCCTGTTGCGGTGTAGCAGTCAGCCCGGTGCCAATGGCCCAGACCGGCTCGTAAGCAATGACTGCCTTTGCAAACGCACCAACACCCAGCTCCTCGATGATGCTGCCCAGCTGACGCGAGACAACTTCAAGAGTCTTGCCCGATTCACGCTGCTCCAGGGTCTCCCCTATGCACAACACTGGAATCAAGCCACAAGCCTGTGCCGCTGCGAACTTGCGATTGAGCGTCCCATCACGCTCGCCCATCATCTGACGGCGCTCGGAGTGCCCGACAAGCACATAGGAACAACCCGCATCTACCAGCTGACTCGGCGAAATCTCGCCGGTCAACGCACCTTGCATGGGCTCCACCGCAGAGTTCTGCGCGCCGACCTGAATCGACTTACCTTTCAAGCCATCAACAACCTGGTTGATATGCAAGCAAGGCGGGAAAACCGCAACATCAACACCGCTAGGCAAGGCCAAGTGACGAAGGCCATTGATCAGCTCAGCGACACTGGCGCGGGTACCGTGCATCTTCCAGTTACCAGCTACCATAGTGCGACGCATGCTGTACCTCGTCGGTCAAAGTGGGCGCAGATGTTACCCAACCACATCATCACTGGCAAGCCGAATTCAGGCGCAAATTTCAGTTACCAGTTTTGCCAGGTCTTCGGCATGGCCACGAACCTGTGTTTCGTCTTCGCCCTCGACCATGACGCGCACCAGAGGCTCTGTGCCGGACTTGCGCAACAGCACCCGCCCACGCCCCGCCATTGCCAGGGTCACGCGCTCGCACGCGTCTTTGACAGCTGGGTGCTCAATCGGGTTTTCGCCACCGGCAAAACGCACATTGAGCAGAACCTGCGGGCACTTACGCAGCGCCTGTCGCGCCTGAGCGAGACTCTCTTCACGGCGACGCAACGACAACAACACTTGCAGAGCAGCAATGATGGCATCGCCCGTGGTGGTGTGCTGGAAGCAGACAACATGCCCGGAGTTTTCACCCCCCACCTGCCAGTTACGCTCCAGCAGCTCGGCGATCACATACCGGTCACCGACGTTGGCGCGTACGAACGGAATACCCAGCTCAGCCAGAGCGAGCTCAAGCCCGAGATTACTCATCAATGTGCCGACGACACCACCTTGCAGCTTGTTACGCTCATGCAGGTCGCGAGCGATGATAAACAGCAGGTCATCGCCATCAACCACGGTACCGGTATGATCCACCATCAACACGCGGTCGCCATCGCCATCAAAGGCGATGCCCAGGTCGGCATGCTCAGCCAGAACGGCCGCCTGCAGCTGCCCCATGTGGGTAGAGCCGCAATTATCATTGATGTTCAAGCCGTTCGGTTGCGCCGACAGCACCGTCACGTCCGCACCCAGCTCTTTGAATACACTTGGAGCCACCTTATAGGTTGCACCGTGGGCACAGTCGATAACGATCTTCAGCCCGGCAAAATTGGTACTGCTCGGCACGCTGCTCTTGCAAAACTCGATATAACGGCCCGATGCATCGTTGATACGCGAGACCTTGCCCAACTTGCTGGACTCAACCACCGTCATCGGTGCATCCAGTAGCTCTTCAATCATCAACTCGATCTCATCCGGCAACTTGGTGCCCTGGCCCGAGAAGAATTTGATGCCATTGTCATCATGGGGATTGTGCGACGCACTGATCACGATACCGGCTTCAGCGTGAAAGGTACGCGTCAGGTAAGCGATCGCAGGCGTCGGCATTGGCCCCAACAGCATCACATCAGCACCGGCGGCGGACAAACCCGCCTCCAGCGCGGATTCGAACATATAACCCGAAATACGGGTGTCCTTGCCCACCAGAATCCGGCAAGCGCCCATGCTACGGAACGCCATGCCTGCCGCCCAGCCCAGCTTGAGCATGAAATCAGGAGTAATCGGGAATTCACCGACCCGACCGCGAATACCGTCGGTGCCAAAATATTTTTTAGTCATAAGTGCTCCGTCATTCTTATTCGGCTGATTCTACAGCGGCAATCATACGCACCACATCGACTGTCTCGGCGACATCATGCACGCGCAAAATTCGCGCGCCTTTGGTCATGGCAAGCGCAGCAAGCGCCAGACCGCCGTACAGCCGCTCGCCTACCGGGCGGTTCAAGGCCAGCCCTATCATGCTCTTGCGCGAAACACCGACCAACAAGGGCCGACCAAGGGCGTGCAGGGCTTCCATATGTTTAAAGAGGCTCAAATTGTGCTGAAGCGTCTTGGCAAAGCCAAACCCGGGATCAAGGATGATCTTATCGGCAGCGATTCCCGCCTTGGCGCACTGAGCGATCCTTTCAACAAGAAACCCACTCACTTCACTCACCAGGTCGTCATAATGCGGGCTGTCCTGCATGTTGCCGGGCTCTCCCAGCATATGCATCAGGCACACCGGAAGGCCGGTTGCCGCCGCGGCATCCAGGGCTCCGTCTCGCTGTAGGGAGCGCACATCGTTGATCAGGCCCGCACCCAGGCGCGCCGTCTCACGCATTACTGCCGGCGTGGATGTATCAACCGAGATGATCACATCAAGCTCGCGGGCGATACGCTCAACTATCGGTGCAACGCGCTCCAGCTCCTCCAAGGGAGAAACAACACGCGCTCCGGGGCGAGTCGATTCGCCACCAACATCAATCAACGTTGCTCCCGCCAGCACCATAGCCTCGGCGTGACGCAACGCAGCGTCCTGCTGACTGAAACGGCCGCCGTCGGAAAAGGAATCAGGAGTTACATTAAGAATGCCCATGACGTGTGTATGGGCCAAATCAAGAACCCGGTTGCCGCAAGGCAACCGGGTGGAGGACGACGCAGAAGTCATTTCAAACCTTAGTGGTCAGCCGCAGGGCCACCGATCGGGGTTTCAGGGCGTTCGTTCTGAACCACTGGCGGGGTGCCAGAGGTGCCTGAACCGCCTTCCCAGTCGCGAGGCTCACGAGGCGTACGACCGGCCATAATGTCGTCGATCTGGTCGGCGTCAATGGTCTCGTACTTCATCAGCGCATCAGCCATTGCATCCAGCTTGTCGCGGTTGTCAGTCAGGATCTGCTTGGCAGTGCCGTAGCACTGGTCAATGATGCTGCGCACCTCGGAGTCGATCAGCTTGGCCGTCTCACCGGAGAAGCTGGCGCTTTGACCGCCGCCGCCACGCCCCAGGAACACTTCGCCATCTTCTTCGGCATACATCAATGGACCAAGTTTCTCCGACAAGCCCCACTTGGTCACCATGTTTCGCGCAATCTGGCTGGCGCGCATGATGTCGTTGGAGGCACCGGTGGTCACACCGTCAAAGCCCAAGGTCATTTCTTCAGCAATTCGGCCACCGTACAGCGAGCAGATCTGGCTGATCAGCGCTCGCTTGGAGAGGCTGTAACGATCCTCTTCCGGCAGGAACATGGTGACACCCAGCGCGCGACCACGAGGGATGATCGACACTTTGTAAACCGGGTCATGCTCAGGCACAACACGACCCACAATGGCGTGACCGGCTTCGTGATAAGCGGTGTTCTGCTTCTCTTTTTCAGACATGACCATGGATTTGCGCTCGGCACCCATCATGATCTTGTCTTTTGCCAGCTCGAACTCTTTCATTTCAACGATGCGCTTACCGGTACGGGCAGCGAACAACGAAGCCTCGTTCACCAGGTTGGCAAGGTCTGCACCGGAGAAACCTGGCGTGCCACGAGCAATCACGGCAGGCGCCACGTCGTCGCCCATCGGTACTTTGCGCATGTGCACTTTCAGAATCTGTTCGCGACCGCGGATGTCCGGCAGGCCAACCACCACCTGACGGTCAAAACGACCTGGACGCAGCAGCGCAGGGTCCAATACGTCAGGGCGGTTAGTCGCAGCAATGACGATGATGCCGTCATTCATTTCGAAGCCGTCCATCTCCACCAGCAACTGGTTGAGGGTCTGCTCACGCTCATCGTGACCGCCGCCCATGCCAGCACCACGATGGCGACCAACAGCGTCGATTTCATCGATGAAGATGATGCACGGTGCGTGCTTCTTGGCCTGTTCGAACATATCGCGAACACGGCTGGCACCCACACCAACAAACATTTCGACGAAGTCAGAACCGGAAATGGTGAAGAACGGCACTTTGGCTTCGCCGGCAATCGCCTTGGCGAGCAAGGTTTTACCGGTACCCGGAGGACCAACCATCAATACGCCGCGTGGAATACGGCCACCCAGGCGTTGGAACTTGCCCGGATCGCGCAGGAACTCGACCAACTCACCAACTTCTTCCTTGGCTTCGTCGCAACCTGCAACGTCAGCCAGGGTTGTCTTCACCTGATCCTCGGAGAGCAGGCGTGCCTTGCTCTTGCCGAAGCTCATCGGCCCACCCTTGCCTCCCGCACCGCCTTGCATCTGGCGCATGAAGAACATGAACACAGCGATAATCACCAGTATCGGGAAGCTGGCCACCAGGAGTTGAGTCCAGATGCTCTGCTGCTCAGGCTGCTTGCCTTCGACGACTACGTGGTTATCCACCAAATCGCCAATCAGACCGTTGTCCTGAATAGCCGGACGAATGGTCTTGAAGCTGTCGCCATCGTTGCGCTTGCCGGTGATCACATAGCCATCAACCGCTACGCGCTCGACCTTGCCATCCTTAACTTGCTGGATGAAGTCGGAATAGTTGAGGGTCTGCGGCTCGTTAGGGCTGGAGAAGTTGTTCATCACCGTCACCAGGACTGCCGCGATGATCAACCACAGGATCAGATTCTTTGCCATATCGTTCAATTAACTACCCTCTGAAGCAAGCTCCGCTACTGGCGCGCGCTTCGCATGATATTCACCGGCCTAACTTACTACATTACCTACAACTCTGGCAGGCGCCGTCTGTAACCCTTTGTGAAACTTTGACTACACAATATTCGTAAAGCTTCGTGACGAAAGCGATATAAAAAAACCTATCGCCTTCCTCGAATTCCTCAAAAACGCTCTTCACTCGCCGCACCTTCAACACCGCGGAAGCCGCGGCACAACAGGTATTGCTCTCGAGACCTGTCCCGAGAAGAGTCTGGCTTGCGCGTTTGCACCTTGTCGAACAACTTGCGAATGTTCTTGTGGTACTCGTCAAAACCTTCGCCCTGGAAGACTTTCACCAGAAAATCCCCACCCGGACGCAACACCCGACCCGCCAAATCCAGCGCCAGTTCACACAGGAACATTGCGCGCGGCATATCGACGGCCGGTAATCCACTCATATTGGGGGCCATGTCGGAAATCACAAGGTCTACCTGCGAATTTCCCACCGCCTCGAGGATCTCTGCGAG encodes:
- the secG gene encoding preprotein translocase subunit SecG — encoded protein: MLETVVVVFHLLAALGVVALVLLQQGKGADAGASFGAGASNTVFGSQGSSTFLSKFTAILAAGFFITSLGLGYFAKEKAHVLTQVGLPNPAVLEVPKAKPASDDVPVLQEQKSATPATDVPPAQEQK
- the tpiA gene encoding triose-phosphate isomerase; the encoded protein is MRRTMVAGNWKMHGTRASVAELINGLRHLALPSGVDVAVFPPCLHINQVVDGLKGKSIQVGAQNSAVEPMQGALTGEISPSQLVDAGCSYVLVGHSERRQMMGERDGTLNRKFAAAQACGLIPVLCIGETLEQRESGKTLEVVSRQLGSIIEELGVGAFAKAVIAYEPVWAIGTGLTATPQQAQDVHAAIRAQLAAENSEVAQGVRLLYGGSVKAANAVELFGMPDIDGGLIGGASLNADEFGAICRAAGN
- the glmM gene encoding phosphoglucosamine mutase; this translates as MTKKYFGTDGIRGRVGEFPITPDFMLKLGWAAGMAFRSMGACRILVGKDTRISGYMFESALEAGLSAAGADVMLLGPMPTPAIAYLTRTFHAEAGIVISASHNPHDDNGIKFFSGQGTKLPDEIELMIEELLDAPMTVVESSKLGKVSRINDASGRYIEFCKSSVPSSTNFAGLKIVIDCAHGATYKVAPSVFKELGADVTVLSAQPNGLNINDNCGSTHMGQLQAAVLAEHADLGIAFDGDGDRVLMVDHTGTVVDGDDLLFIIARDLHERNKLQGGVVGTLMSNLGLELALAELGIPFVRANVGDRYVIAELLERNWQVGGENSGHVVCFQHTTTGDAIIAALQVLLSLRRREESLAQARQALRKCPQVLLNVRFAGGENPIEHPAVKDACERVTLAMAGRGRVLLRKSGTEPLVRVMVEGEDETQVRGHAEDLAKLVTEICA
- the folP gene encoding dihydropteroate synthase → MTSASSSTRLPCGNRVLDLAHTHVMGILNVTPDSFSDGGRFSQQDAALRHAEAMVLAGATLIDVGGESTRPGARVVSPLEELERVAPIVERIARELDVIISVDTSTPAVMRETARLGAGLINDVRSLQRDGALDAAAATGLPVCLMHMLGEPGNMQDSPHYDDLVSEVSGFLVERIAQCAKAGIAADKIILDPGFGFAKTLQHNLSLFKHMEALHALGRPLLVGVSRKSMIGLALNRPVGERLYGGLALAALAMTKGARILRVHDVAETVDVVRMIAAVESAE
- the ftsH gene encoding ATP-dependent zinc metalloprotease FtsH — protein: MAKNLILWLIIAAVLVTVMNNFSSPNEPQTLNYSDFIQQVKDGKVERVAVDGYVITGKRNDGDSFKTIRPAIQDNGLIGDLVDNHVVVEGKQPEQQSIWTQLLVASFPILVIIAVFMFFMRQMQGGAGGKGGPMSFGKSKARLLSEDQVKTTLADVAGCDEAKEEVGELVEFLRDPGKFQRLGGRIPRGVLMVGPPGTGKTLLAKAIAGEAKVPFFTISGSDFVEMFVGVGASRVRDMFEQAKKHAPCIIFIDEIDAVGRHRGAGMGGGHDEREQTLNQLLVEMDGFEMNDGIIVIAATNRPDVLDPALLRPGRFDRQVVVGLPDIRGREQILKVHMRKVPMGDDVAPAVIARGTPGFSGADLANLVNEASLFAARTGKRIVEMKEFELAKDKIMMGAERKSMVMSEKEKQNTAYHEAGHAIVGRVVPEHDPVYKVSIIPRGRALGVTMFLPEEDRYSLSKRALISQICSLYGGRIAEEMTLGFDGVTTGASNDIMRASQIARNMVTKWGLSEKLGPLMYAEEDGEVFLGRGGGGQSASFSGETAKLIDSEVRSIIDQCYGTAKQILTDNRDKLDAMADALMKYETIDADQIDDIMAGRTPREPRDWEGGSGTSGTPPVVQNERPETPIGGPAADH
- the rlmE gene encoding 23S rRNA (uridine(2552)-2'-O)-methyltransferase RlmE, with amino-acid sequence MARSKTSLKWLQEHFNDPYVKKAQKDGYRSRASYKLLEIQDKDKLIRPGMSVIDLGAAPGGWSQVTSRLIGGQGRLIASDILEMDSIPDVTFVHGDFTQDAVLAEILEAVGNSQVDLVISDMAPNMSGLPAVDMPRAMFLCELALDLAGRVLRPGGDFLVKVFQGEGFDEYHKNIRKLFDKVQTRKPDSSRDRSREQYLLCRGFRGVEGAASEERF